Proteins from a genomic interval of Solea solea chromosome 10, fSolSol10.1, whole genome shotgun sequence:
- the keap1b gene encoding kelch-like ECH-associated protein 1B, with the protein MTECLTECKALVTPSTRNGHRVFSYTLESHTAAAFAIMNELRLERQLCDVTLRVRYKDLEAVDFVAHKVVLASSSPVFRAMFTNGLKECGMELVPIEGIHPKVMERLIEFAYTASISVGEKCVIHVMNGAVMYQIDSVVKACCDFLVQQLDPSNAIGIASFAEQIGCTELHQKAREYIYMNFSEVATQEEFFNLSHCQLVNLISRDELNVRCESEVFQACVAWVRYDRENRRPYVQALLKAVRCHSLTPHFLQAQLQSLEWDPQCKDYLAQIFQDLTLHKPNKVISCRTPKVPQLIYTAGGYFRQSLSYLEAYNPCSGTWLRLADLQVPRSGLAACVISGLFYAVGGRNNAPDGNMDSNALDCYNPMNDCWLPCAPMSMPRNRIGVGVIDGMVYAVGGSHGCIHHNSVERYDPERDQWQLVAPMLTRRIGVGVAVINRLLYAVGGFDGANRLSSCESYNPERDEWKTMVPMNTVRSGAGVCALGNQIFVMGGYDGTNQLNTVERYDVETDTWSFAASMRHRRSALGVTALHGRIFVLGGYDGNTFLDSVECYDPERDSWSEVTRMTSGRSGVGVAVTMEPCQKELPPCQTSERESGTVSPAYHSANSGSGFHHNQRHSPGPFGKGT; encoded by the exons ATGACAGAGTGCTTGACAGAATGCAAAGCGCTGGTGACTCCGTCCACGCGCAATGGCCACCGTGTCTTCAGCTACACGCTAGAGAGCCACACAGCAGCCGCCTTTGCCATCATGAATGAGCTGCGTCTGGAGCGTCAGCTGTGTGACGTCACGCTGCGTGTGCGCTACAAAGACCTGGAGGCGGTGGACTTTGTGGCTCACAAGGTGGTGCTGGCCTCCTCATCCCCAGTTTTCAGGGCCATGTTCACCAATGGTCTGAAGGAGTGCGGTATGGAGTTGGTGCCCATCGAGGGGATCCACCCCAAG GTAATGGAGAGACTGATAGAATTCGCCTACACCGCCAGCATCTCTGTAGGGGAGAAGTGTGTGATCCATGTGATGAATGGTGCGGTCATGTACCAGATTGACAGCGTCGTGAAGGCCTGTTGTGACTTTTTGGTCCAGCAGCTCGACCCCAGCAACGCCATTGGCATCGCCAGCTTTGCTGAGCAGATAGGCTGCACCGAGCTCCACCAGAAGGCCCGAGAGTACATCTACATGAACTTCAGTGAG GTGGCGACACAGGAGGAGTTCTTCAATTTGTCCCACTGTCAGCTGGTCAACCTAATCAGCCGCGATGAGCTCAATGTGCGCTGCGAGTCAGAAGTCTTCCAGGCATGTGTGGCCTGGGTGCGCTATGACCGCGAGAACCGGCGGCCGTATGTCCAAGCCTTGCTCAAGGCCGTCCGCTGCCATTCCCTCACCCCCCACTTCCTGCAGGCCCAGCTTCAGTCTCTCGAATGGGACCCTCAGTGTAAAGACTACCTGGCCCAGATCTTCCAAGACCTCACCCTCCACAAGCCCAACAAAGTCATTTCTTGCCGAACCCCAAAGGTGCCACAGCTCATCTACACAGCCGGGGGTTATTTCCGCCAGTCCCTCAGTTACCTGGAAGCCTATAATCCCTGTTCAGGGACCTGGCTGAGGCTCGCTGACCTGCAGGTGCCCCGCAGTGGCCTGGCAGCTTGTGTGATCAGTGGGCTTTTCTATGCTGTAGGTGGAAGAAACAACGCGCCCGATGGCAACATGGACTCAAATGCACTGGACTGCTATAATCCCATGAATGACTGCTGGCTGCCATGCGCACCAATGAGCATGCCGAGGAATCGAATTGGAGTTGGTGTTATTGATGGGATGGTATACGCAGTTGGCGGATCGCATGGTTGCATTCATCATAATAGTGTTGAAAG GTATGATCCAGAGAGAGACCAGTGGCAGCTGGTAGCGCCCATGCTGACACGGCGTATTGGTGTGGGTGTGGCTGTCATCAACCGACTGCTTTACGCCGTGGGAGGGTTTGACGGGGCCAACCGACTCAGCTCCTGTGAGTCCTACAACCCGGAGAGGGACGAGTGGAAGACCATGGTCCCCATGAACACTGTGCGCTCTGGAGCTG GTGTTTGTGCACTGGGGAATCAGATCTTTGTGATGGGCGGCTACGATGGCACCAACCAGCTGAACACAGTGGAGCGCTACGACGTGGAAACTGATACGTGGAGCTTTGCTGCCTCCATGAGGCACCGGCGCAGTGCTCTGGGAGTCACTGCCTTACATGGACGCATCTTTGTTTTGG GAGGCTACGACGGCAACACTTTCCTGGACAGTGTTGAGTGTTACGACCCAGAGAGGGACAGTTGGTCAGAGGTGACGCGGATGACATCGGGGCGGAGCGGCGTCGGCGTGGCCGTTACCATGGAGCCCTGCCAGAAAGAGCTGCCCCCATGTCAAACGTCTGAAAGGGAGAGTGGAACAGTGTCCCCGGCCTATCATTCAGCTAACTCTGGCTCTGGGTTTCACCACAATCAGAGGCACAGCCCTGGGCCCTTTGGCAAAGGCACCTGA